One genomic region from Prunus persica cultivar Lovell chromosome G3, Prunus_persica_NCBIv2, whole genome shotgun sequence encodes:
- the LOC109948125 gene encoding probable calcium-binding protein CML26, with product MQKLKKSEVDSCYGGGDVTKAAESSSTPKTPIELAIDSILHDFEMPEDSRTHYQGSRTWYQSDLDDLDTDRDGFICLDEFNAFWVSGSKDGDAAELRDAFDLYDQDRNGLISANELHLVLNQLQMTCSLENCNRMIKTIDADGDGNVNFEEFKKMMGNNASTVSNTKALERCPSFSASGHAWPCSGPPVPSKESGHVSWAKALVTWSLDRRAKREEDVHSGVFLSQEDRGSQTH from the exons ATGCAAAAGCTGAAGAAGTCTGAAGTCGACTCTTGCTATGGTGGTGGCGACGTCACCAAAGCAGCCGAATCGTCTTCTACGCCAAAAACGCCGATAGAGCTGGCTATTGATTCCATCCTGCACGATTTTGAGATGCCAGAAG ATTCTCGAACCCATTATCAAGGATCAAGGACCTGGTATCAGAGCGATCTCGACGATCTCGACACCGACCGCGACGGCTTCATTTGCCTCGACGAGTTCAACGCCTTCTGGGTCTCCGGCTCCAAAGACGGTGACGCTGCCGAGCTTCGCGACGCCTTCGATCTCTACGACCAGGACCGCAACGGCCTCATCTCGGCCAACGAGCTCCATTTGGTGCTCAATCAACTTCAAATGACTTGCAGCCTCGAAAATTGCAATCGGATGATCAAGACCATTGATGCTGACGGCGACGGGAATGTGAATTTCGAGGAGTTCAAGAAGATGATGGGCAACAACGCCAGTACCGTTAGCAACACCAAAGCGTTGGAACGCTGTCCCAGCTTTAGCGCCTCGGGTCATGCTTGGCCATGTTCTGGCCCGCCCGTTCCAAGCAAGGAGTCGGGTCATGTGTCTTGGGCGAAGGCTCTGGTCACATGGTCCTTAGACAGGAGGGCAAAGCGTGAGGAAGATGTGCACTCTGGAGTTTTTCTCTCCCAAGAGGATCGAGGCTCTCAGACCCATTAG